The genomic region GAATCACACCATTGGTTCCGCTAGTTATTCTATTAGCACATTGCTAATTCTATTGGCTATATACATTGCTTGCTTCGCCacaaaaataagaagaaataCCCCGCCTTATCATACTCAAACCGGAAGAAAACCAATGCTTGCCCATTGGATTGTCACGTGAAACAAAACTAAATCCTAGTAGTTGTAGGCCTTGCTTTGAGTATTGACGAGAGCATGCCTAGGCTTCTGAAAGACTGTTGAGCCACGAGCCAGGAGCACGGTTGCCAACACCCTCAAATCGGGCTAGCCAATCCAGGATTCATTCTGTTACTGCGCCAAGCAAACCGGAGGCCGAAATGTTGAATTGTATGgcctttcttcccttttttagaTTGTATCATTTCGCTTCACAACATTTTATGGCATGACATCTCGGCATTTACCTCCGTCATGGCAAAGAGTTTCTTGCTGTACCAGCCAACaaaccggttttttttaacaaatatcGTTCAAATTCTCCAGCAGTTTTTGCTCGTGTTGCCATCGTACATACAACATGCACCTCGTATGGGGTAGTGCTGGGTCTACACGTATCTAGACAGTCTGGGAAATTGATGGGCGAAAAGGTGACTGTCCTCCTAAGCTATTAACATCCTAAAAAGGCTTCACCACACTGCAGTCACAcattgttgctggttggttgtagCAGGTTGTCATTTGCCACCGTTAACTGCACGCAGCTTAAGCAACTTCGTAGTTGTGGTAGAGTGATCTTAAATCTTCTTCACTCCCAGCTTCATGGGCCCGCTGCCAGCACCCACGGCACGGGCTGCTCGCCTGGCTTCGAGCTCACGCTGCCGCtgcattttcttctcttcacgTTTCCGCCGTGCTTCGTCCAGCTTCAGATTTCCTGCAAAATTAAAGCAATGTGTATAAAAAATTGTACAATACGCAGCATTGTGTAGCGTAGCGCAGCTGTCATTCTCGGTACAAATGTTAACTCTCGCAAAAAGAGGTACTATGAATATGCAACGAAGTGTAGAGGAAAAATGGTCACTAAAGACACTCCAACCGAAAGAAGAGAAATTCTATATAATGCGAACAACGAAAGTTAGTGAGGAGTAACGGGTGCGATCAAGCAACGTAGTTTTAGTTATCCATTAGTAATATGTATTCTATTTACAATTGAACGATTTATGGAGATTAGATAAGATTAGGAATCAACACAaattaaagagagagagagagagagagagagaaagagagagagcgaaagaaagcgtGCTTGAAGTGAGACGAAACGTACATGAAGTGTACAGTTTACTTTTCTGTCGATCGCAGACTAAGCtgacgtgatgatgatgatgatgatgaggatgatgatggtgataaaatCTGACATGGCTAGAGAAGGTGAGCGGTTGAAACAAGGATATCTGTAGCTGCTGGTAGAGCATATTCTCAGCACCCCTTCCTCCGATTGTGGAAGTGACTTCTCCGATGCAAACGATGAACAACGATATCGTCTGTACAATATGTGTGCGTTTATGCGGTTCgatttgaaagtttttaaatttcatttggtttggttAGTTGTAGCATCGTAGGTTAAAGCAATACGAGCATGAGagaggaaagaagagagaaacagaagagAAACGTTAATAAAATGAGCGTCGAAATGGTGATCCGACGCAGTAGCGTGATCTACGGATGCTATTGTTATCTATGAGGGCCAAAAGTAATACACATGTATCAGCATGAAATAATAACAGACCCAAAATACGAGAACAGTGTTACAAAGAAGAGTCTCACACATGAAAGGCCGGACAACGGACCGGCGGTCTGACCGAGCTTTGCTTAACATATCCATATGCGCTCTACTTTCTGGGTATGAATCACTTAAAGTagttaaatgttttaaaacaagACATGTATGTGCATGCTTACGCATAATGCGCACTAGTGGTTTACTGACCCGTGGTTGGTTCATCCAGTGGCTCGAAGTCTCCTTCGCCccaaccatcgccaccgttgTTCCAGCTAGAggtgctggttgtggttgtgttaCTGGTGGCGGTCACCGGTGCCGCACCTCCAGCTGCCGTACTATTCAGCAGGTTGTTCATGTTCTTCATCGCGATCATCTTGCTTGGGCTGCCCGTGTGATTCAgtaggttgttgttgttgttcgtggtgctggcggtggtactgctgctgctgttgctgctactactgttgctgctgttgttgaaacTACTGCTGCAGTTACTACTGCCCTTTACCACCGTGCTACTAGTCACCGAGGAGCTGgtcgtgttgttggtggtactattattgctgctactaccggcTGTGGTGATAGGGGTGGTAGCGGTGATGCTCGTGCCCGCAGAGTTGATAGTGGTTGGGCTGTTGATCGACGACAGCGCTCCAGCGTACGGTGACGGGCGCATCACCGTCGCCgcgtgcttctgctgctgcgtttgctgATTGTGCTCATCTTCGTCCTTTTCGTTCAGTTCCGTTTCATTCTGTCCAATGGCAAAATTTATCAAATACATTAATATACAGTATGTGACCTCCATGCGGGTGAAGTTCTTACCGGATCCTCCTCCAAGCTGCCCCAGTCCTCGTTGTCCCAACCGTCACGCACGTCACTTACACTGCCGACCATGTTGAGAGTGGTGTTCAGCTGGTTCGACGTTCCGGCCATTGGGCTGCTTGGATCCTGCGAAGTCTACCAGGTGAAGATAAATCGTAGAGGCGGgtaagtgattttttttcttcgaaccCTATCAAAACCATGCCGTAATGGCTGGCTGCTATCGCAACTTACGTCCATGTCGCCCCAGTTTTCTTGGTCCCAATTGTCCGGACCGTAATCGCTAGCCGATGCCGAAGTATCGGCACTTTCGTGCTCCAGCGAGGTCATCGAGGTGACGCTGCTAGTAGTGGTCGAAATGCTGCTACTCGATGGTTGCTCTGTTATTGTgtagtaaaaaaaacgaattggttttaatttccattcctCCCACTATCGAACAACGCACAAAATTATAAAAAGCTTATAGTGTTTTGAAAACAAAGTCAGAGAGAAGGACAGCTTGGACAAACGTAACGAGCGCACGAGACAGTAACCGTGGCGTCGCGGCACGTTAAAGTACGCACGAAACGAACAAcgaaacagagacagagcaTAAAACGAAACGCATATTCTGTGGCACGTGTGTAACAAAACATCGACCATGGGCAACGGGTAGCCGAACGCAGGATTGAGTGTGATTAACGAGTGGGTGAGGCTCACGATCAAGGAGAATAAACAGTAATAATTGGCATTATGGCATTTGCCTGCGGCGTGGTGCTACTACATACCCAAAGAAGCAGGTTTACTCAATGTTTTACCGGTTAAAGGCGGGCGCGGCCGGGCAGTATCGCTCTGACTGCGGTAGAATTTGGCTGTCACGGCGGTCACGGCCCAACCGGCCCAGGTGGCGGCCGCGTTACCCAGCGAAGGCGTAGCCGTGTGGACGTCAGCCTctgtcaaaacaaaaaaaaaaggaaaacaaaaatgatatCGAACTGATTCGGGAATATTCTCTCACACCTACGCCTCGTTACAAACTCACCCATGCTCTCCCGGAGACTGGGATCCTCGGACACCTTTTCCAGCTTGCCGAGAAAGCCGCGAATCGTTTTGAATGCCGGATCGCGCACCGACTTCTCCGGGTCCATCGTCAAGGGGCAGAGGGCGGGCAGAATGCGGGTCGCGACCTCGTTAAGCAGGAAATAGTGCTGGGTGGCGGCTAGCGCTAGGATGCCGGCGACGCGCGACGGTGGAAAGGGATCCCGCATCGCGCGTATGAATGCCGACACAAGCACACGTTGCCGTACCTATCACACATCACAATCAATTCCGGTCATTCATCGGCCGTGCATCAGAAATGGGTACAAACGGGCCGGGGTTGTGGTAGACAGTACTACAAACCTGTGGATGCAGATGCGGCGCTATCTTGCCCAGGCAGACGGTTGTGTTCGTTCGAATACCGCCCTGATCGTCGCGAGATTGTAGGCGCGCAAAATGGCGCAGCACCTCGACGTTCAAATTGTTATAGTTCAGTTTCGGCGCTAGGTGAATAATGGACTGCAAGGCgcataaaagagagagagagagagagagagagaaaaacagagtAAAACAGAAATATCGACGACGTGTGGCTGGCAAGCCTCTCCTTACCTTAACCGTTTGCTCCCGAATAGTCGGATTGGTATCGAGGAAGCCGTGTGCAATCTGGGGGAAAATCTGATCGTTCACCACGTTCGGCTGTAGGTGCGAGATGAAGagatcgagctgctgcagcagacgCGATCGTGTGACACGATCGGTTGAGGCGAACAGCTTCACCACGCACGGTACGATGCGCTTCTGGTATTCCGCTTCGTCAAGCAATCGTCCCAACTGCGTCGCGAGTCCAATTCGCAGggccaagaagcagaagaaaaagaagaagcaatgtGAGTTTCAGGCACCATGCGATCAGGGTCGTAAAAAGGGGACGGTGGACATTTACCTTGAACATCGGTGCCAATACGGCGGATCCGGCATCACCGTACTCGTAGGCCGTTATAAGTTGCGGTAGTATTTTGTGTCTGTTGGGGAAAGGGACAATGGATGAGCGAGAAGCTGGGTAACTGGACCACTAGGTCCAACGCACCTGCACACGGTGTCGGGAAAGTTGTCCAGCTGTGCGGTGAGCGCGCTGAAGAACCGCGTCTTCTCCGCCTTATCCTTAATCTGGATTTCCTCCAGAAAGAGCAGCGAATCTACCAGCTCGTTCTTGAAGAAGCCACCCGGCTTGCGGCACTTGGTGATGACATCCGCCGGATTCGGGCGGTTGGCCGGTGCCGCGCCCACCAGCTCACAGTACAGCGGCGCAAGTGACTTTGGTATCTGCGGTCGCATTTACGACAAGtacgaaagaagaagaagattaaaaagaaaaatattgaCTTCACGTACCGCTGTTGGCCGTGCAAACTTACACCCTCGATGTTCTTCAGGTTGCCGCGCGTTTTGAGCGGCCCATTGAACGACTCCCACACGAGACAGCCGAGTCCCCACATGTCGCTCGAGCATTTCGTCGCCATCCGCAGCTTGTTCGCATCGTTGCGCTCCGGCGGATCATAAATTTCCAGCGAGGGAGGAATTTTCACCGGTGGTGCGGCCGGCAGATCCGCAGACGAGACGTACTCAAGGCCCCCCAGCTTCCACTCGCCGGCGGTGTTGACGAACACGGACCAAACGGAAACATTGTTGTGCCGCAGATTGCCATCATTGTTCAGGAACGACAGTGCTCGCTATAAACGGTCCAGAAGATAAGGGAAGAGATCGCATGAAACTCGGTTCGCGGCAACTCAAATGATCTAAGAATATGGATACGTAGGCAGCTACTGCcacgtacacatacacacacacacacacacacacacacacacaggcagagGCACCAATTGATTTGGCACCTACCAACTGGGCAAACACGCCAACGGGGGAGCATTAACCCGTGGCCATATGTTAGCTAAcagtcagcaccagcacatgcCCGCACTTACCGTAATTTGAAAGATTCCCCAGGCCAGATAGAGATCCCGCTGCGGCCCCTCGCTGGCCAGCCGGGTGATGTGTGTGCCGAGCGGCTCCACCGGTTCGGTCGCCACGTACAGCATCTTATCCGTCTCGAGACTGTCGAGGAACTGCAGGATGCTGGGATGACGCAGAGTTTTCAGCCGCTTGAGCGCAACCTTCGCTAGCTCCAGCTTGATGTCCGTGCCGGCCCGAATGTCGTACGTGAACACCGACACCTCATCGTTGGTGCCTTTCCGCTTGCCCCGGTGAAGCGCCCAGATGCTCTTTGCATCGAACTGTGGCACGGGTTCGCCGATCTCGTACGGAAAGTCCTTCGACGAGTCGCGCGAGAAGAACGACCACATGCTAGGGCGCACGGTACACGGGATGAAGCAGCAAATGGAGTGGGCGCTTCCCGCAACTGGAAACGCTATGCGCTCAACCTCCCCCGCGGTCGGAGTGTTGGGAGTTCCGGCCCGAACCAGACCAATTTCAGCCCAGGGTCGATTCGGTGACAACGACAAAACAAAGCCAGGAAGGGTTGGGCTGGCAACCTGTTTATCTGTCCCAGTTGTTGAACTATTCTTGGCCTGGGACCCTGGAGTGTACTGCCTGGTGGATCGTGGTCCCTGTGTCGCTGCTCACCCTcaccgttgctactgctgctgctgctgctgctcctggcagCCGTCAAGCTATTCCGGGAGAGCCGTGCGCGCTATCGCCAACGTATCGGTCCCACACTCCTATCCTCCCCGCAAGGGGTGGGCGCTACACGCACTACCCGAAGCCTCGGGAAAAATCGTGCAAatcgtgtttggtgttttcacTGCATCCGCCAGAATGGTCCGCTCGCGGGTACAGGGGGTGCGCGCGATGTGTATGAAAATTTCTTGGCCAATTCAACTTTGACAGCTCAGGCATTGCCAGGgggcaggggggagggggcgtgTTGGTGTCGTCACGGTAGTCGCTGTGCCCCAGGATGACCGATTTGCATTCGAGCTGGGTATCACTCCGTGGCCATTCTCGCATGGCACGGTTTTCACCCGGGATTTATGACAAAAATTGCTGGCTGCTGAACTGCGATATGGTTGGCCAAAACGGCCAGAAAACCATATTACCCCGAGGGGCGGTGTGTCTGTTCTAAGTATGCTGCGTTTATACTGTCGAACGCATATTCGCTGCGTTTTTGCCGACGTGCGATTCGATTTCCATCTAGATTTATTAGCGCACCCTTTGCGAAACGTATGGGCTGAGTAGGTAAAGCTTTTTTAGCATTTAAAAGAAATACAAatatagagaaaaaaaaacatgcaacattTTCTTCCGTTCGCAGTTTGCTGGAAACCCGAAACGCGATTGGCAGCTGTCAAGTCGCGAAAAGCTGCAAAACAATACACAGGAGCCGCGCGTTGTAAGTGGATGGTAAATAAGGACGAACCTGTGCGCCAGGGGAACGATGTCGATAACCAAGACTTCGCAGGGTTTTGCTTGCGATCCGGCAACGGAAGAACCACAGCCGGGATCGTTGGAATGGGCAAACTATGTTCGGGCCAAATGGCACCAATCGGCGGTTGGTGTAGAGGGTCACGACGAGCTtcccgacgatgacgacggagaCGAGAGCTTGGAAGGTATGTGATCTATGCGAGCTGGAAGCGCACTTGTTACTCGATGTGCCACACAATGCCCTAGTATCGTTCGAACGGATGCCTAATACCGCTTTCATGTCTGCATTCCAGCTACGGATGAAGCGACAGAAGATGAGTACGCCAACAGCCAACACCTTGAAATCAAAGAGCAAATGTACCAGGACAAGCTTGCGAGTCTGAAGAAACAAATACAGGAGGTGCGCTGCCGTTCTCACCCGGAGTACGTACGACGTGTGCGCCGCCTGCAGGAAGAACTCGATGATCGGCTGTTGTTAAACGAGTGCTCCCGGGACTACCAGATAAGCTGTGCCGAGCGGGACTGCATACTAGAGAAGAACGCGGCGGCCAAGGAGtacgaggagaagaaggccgAGCTAAAGGAGAACCTGGTGAACGATCTGGAGGATCGGAAGAAGATGATCGAGCTCGAATTTTCGACCATGGAGCTGAACGGCGATTCGATCGACGTGAAGCCGACCGTGACGCGGAAGTTGCGGCGCCGCCCCAATGAACCGCTGCCGGTGCCAGAGAAGCGCCGCAAGCCAACCACCGGCCAGCTTGTCTTTCTGCTTGAcgagaaggaggtggagaacGATTTGAAGCTGATATCGCGCGGCAAACCTGGCCCATCAGCCCGGGCGCAGCAGGCCGCGAACGGTGGTGCGCCTGGCAGTAACCTGTCGGCGGCCACCAGTAACAGTGCGGCCGGCTATTCAAGCTCCGCTTCGTCCGCTGTCGTGGGTGTCGGTGCTTTGGAGCACAATGGAGCAGCTTCttacagtagcagcagcaacagtagcaatgGTGGTCCACTAAACGTAAGAACATTGGTTTCCACCATTCCGTACTTCCCTGTGAAACCTAATCGAGTCTTTACCCCTGCCTAACCTTACACCACCCCCCTTTCTTTCAGCTATCCCAACATCCGTCGCATTTGTCTGCCaccggcaaccagcagcatcagcagcaacaacagacgCTTCCCGACACACGTATCGAGGACGGAAAGCTGTTACACGAGCGTCGCTGGTTCCACCGTGGGCAGCCAGTCTTTGTCGAGGGCAAGGAACTGTCGCGCTTCTCCGCCAATATATCCGCCATCGGTAGCGAGGCAATTTGGGTGAAAAAAACTGCCGACGGTCAAAAGTTTCGCATCTTTCTCTCGCATCTGCGCCGCGGCAAGGTGGCCATCAAGCGTAGGGCGAACTAGATTCTATTGTTCTCGCGGAGTCGGAGACATGAACAAATGAAGTacgcggtgtttttttttatgaaagcGATCTATCAAGAAATATCGCATATATGAAGTCATCACATCCGTGTTTGATGTGCTTTTTGATCttaaagtatttttttttttactttacatCCCCTACTTCCATTCTTTACGGAGTAGGTGTATGTTTTCAACAATTAAGGCAAGAACTGCTTCTCACTAGATTAGGAATTGTGAGATAAATACAGAATTGTGAAGAAATACATATTTTTCCTCTTAAAtaatttttctgtttcttttcctgGAAACCGGTTTACTGTGAGGCATTTTGTGTCTATCGAGCAATTGGTTCTCCAACATTACATAGGAATTAGTATGTACTAAGTTGGAAGACAACATTAACTCCACAGGTCTCATAAACTGCAACAGGATCAGCGTACCCTACGATGTTGGGGCCTCAAGGCGATGCATGCCACCTCAACTATGCGGAGCCAAGGAGCGAggtccacgaccacggaggAATCGGGCCCAATAGATGCTCCACCAAGCTGCCCGCACCCGAGCCTGCGCTCgaatgtgatgctgatgaaccaGGCGTGCTGGTCTGGCGCGATACTAGGCTTAAGTCATTAGGtttaaacaccgagcacccccggtataagggtccctggggcaggaggaaatgcctgttccctctactgtttatactctatcttcttctatctttctaatatatacggctccgtccgtaagatatcaattaaaaaaaaaaaaaacattaactcCGTCTGGCCGATTCTCCGTCAGCGACTGACGTCAAGAATATTCACTGGAAAACTCACCTGAACAGATATAAATGCTCTTTTAGCTAAGGTTCATTTGAAGCCATGGTATGTTAAACACTCTgttagtaataaaaaaaagagcaatTCATGTACGGCCGTGAAGACCCGTGTGAAATTAATGAGACGTTCAGgaactgattttttttgtcttgtgTCCCAACAAACGATATTCTGTATCTGCTCTACATCAGTGCAGCGACTCTGTCAACATGTTCGCTATTAGACTCCGGACAGTGAATCTATCAtactccaccaccacattgAACATAGCCAGCTCCACACGTTTTGTTGATTGCGGTGTCGTTGATTGAAGATACATTTCGGGAATTATGAGCATGGGCTCATGAGTTGATTGTGGCTCGGCATAGGCATGAGTTTGCTCACTACACGCTCTGCAAGTATAGCTCTGGAAGAAATCTCTTTGGACAGCTGTTGGTGACACATCGAGCTCAATTCGATGTTGATTAACTGAGCAACAAGAGCCAATCGAGCGAGAtgaagcaagagagagaaagagagaaagggagtgagGGAAGCGGACAAAGTGGCACCCATCTGCGATGTTGATGACGAGTTTTTTGGGTTATTATTCTGAAACTTTATTTACCACCCTTCCGATACATTTGCCATCGGATCCCACCACGATATTTGGGACTGCACGGACGCAAAGGGGTAGATTGGACGCACCTTACTTCACAATTGGAACGTCTGCGGCTTCATTTAAACGCGTATCGCCTTACATGCGGTTTCCTCGACCAAATCCACCACGCTGcagagagggaaggaaagggaagaagcgaaagaaaaagcgaagcatTAGCGATCCGCGAGCATAACGCGACTATCCCGGGGTTCACATTTTGGTTTTGTCAATCATCcatcccccctcccacccGCCCTTCTCCCGCAAATACTTACGAACTCCAGGTCACCAGTGCCGGCACCGACGTCTCCCTTTTTGTCGCCCGGGTTTGCCTGCTGGGTGCGCCGGTACGCCTGACGGTCTTCGCCACCCTTCGGTCCATCCGGACGCGGACCGGCCTGGGGACGGGCGCGTTGCGGTTCGGAACGGGCGGCGCGCTTCAGTGTCGACGGCACAATCTCCGACGGCAGGTGCAGGTAGGCGCGCAAGTATTCGATTCCCTCGTTGGTGAGGTACCAGTAGTAGTGGCGCCAAGCGAACTGCTCCTTCACGAAATTCTTCGACTTCAGTGACTGCATCGTCTTAATGACGTGCAGGTTTGGGATGGTGTCCAGCTCCGGGTGCTTCGGAGCGTAGAAGTTCTTCtctgccaccagcacaccctcCTTGAAGAGGTGCTCGTAGATGGCAACCCTATGAGCCTTGGGCATAAACATCTGTGTGCCGGTGCCAAGTGGAACACGGTGCGatgggaggaggaaaaagaaaaaaaacggaacgttAGAAACAGACTACATTTTCAAAGAGGTTCAGAAACAACGGtgcactccagcagcagccgtagagGAGTGCCGAAACACGGATGGTGACGGTTCGCGCGTTCAcgcaccacgcacgcacgcacgaacgcacgcacgcacgcacgcacacacacacgcacggctgctgctgcgctccgCCGACGGAACTCGTGTTTTCGGTGCCAAGTTTTTCCACTAACCGCGACACCAACGAAACCATCGTTACCGTCACAGTTGAGCGTCCACTTGGAGCCGGCACGTTGAGCACTCGTTGCGATCGATTCCTGATGGAATTCGCTGGAAATTACCTTGGCGATTTGATCAGATTAACTGCAACAACAGCTCAGCACCGATGCCGGAAGCCAAAAGAACGAGAGCGAACCACACACTTTGACAGCTGTGCACAGAAAGGCTTgatttcgctcgcttcgtctCCTGTGACAGCGTCAGTTTCCCATCCGCTTCCGGCACGGCGAAATGTCAGGCGAACGCGCACAAGGTGTCACGACAGCTTTATACCAGTGGCCCTGTAGACTGGGCGTTCTATAATTTTGTTCTGATATCCCACCTCAAATTTCTTCTTCCAAAAAAGATCTAACGTTTTCCCGAAATGACACAATTTATTATGGCTAGCGTATTTCTCTACTTCCTTCATAAATTATATCTGCTCCAGGCTGATGTAAAAACCGAACGTGGTATAAAATGGGCGAAACAAAACGGGACAGCAATCTGGCGAAAATTAGGCCAAAACCGTTGTGCTTGAATATTAACAGCTGTCACACATTCAGTTAACGACTCGTCTGCTTGCTACCTGTGATGTGCGTTGTTTTCTTGTGAAAGTGGCTCATTTGCTTCTCAGATATTCTAGCGTTTTAGCGTCCCATTTTGGGAAGTCCTGTATTCTGGCGTCTGTAATCCAGTCTAATAAGTAGAAATCAA from Anopheles aquasalis chromosome Y, idAnoAquaMG_Q_19, whole genome shotgun sequence harbors:
- the LOC126579708 gene encoding N-terminal kinase-like protein isoform X2, with the translated sequence MWSFFSRDSSKDFPYEIGEPVPQFDAKSIWALHRGKRKGTNDEVSVFTYDIRAGTDIKLELAKVALKRLKTLRHPSILQFLDSLETDKMLYVATEPVEPLGTHITRLASEGPQRDLYLAWGIFQITRALSFLNNDGNLRHNNVSVWSVFVNTAGEWKLGGLEYVSSADLPAAPPVKIPPSLEIYDPPERNDANKLRMATKCSSDMWGLGCLVWESFNGPLKTRGNLKNIEGIPKSLAPLYCELVGAAPANRPNPADVITKCRKPGGFFKNELVDSLLFLEEIQIKDKAEKTRFFSALTAQLDNFPDTVCRHKILPQLITAYEYGDAGSAVLAPMFKLGRLLDEAEYQKRIVPCVVKLFASTDRVTRSRLLQQLDLFISHLQPNVVNDQIFPQIAHGFLDTNPTIREQTVKSIIHLAPKLNYNNLNVEVLRHFARLQSRDDQGGIRTNTTVCLGKIAPHLHPQVRQRVLVSAFIRAMRDPFPPSRVAGILALAATQHYFLLNEVATRILPALCPLTMDPEKSVRDPAFKTIRGFLGKLEKVSEDPSLRESMEADVHTATPSLGNAAATWAGWAVTAVTAKFYRSQSDTARPRPPLTEQPSSSSISTTTSSVTSMTSLEHESADTSASASDYGPDNWDQENWGDMDTSQDPSSPMAGTSNQLNTTLNMVGSVSDVRDGWDNEDWGSLEEDPNETELNEKDEDEHNQQTQQQKHAATVMRPSPYAGALSSINSPTTINSAGTSITATTPITTAGSSSNNSTTNNTTSSSVTSSTVVKGSSNCSSSFNNSSNSSSSNSSSSTTASTTNNNNNLLNHTGSPSKMIAMKNMNNLLNSTAAGGAAPVTATSNTTTTSTSSWNNGGDGWGEGDFEPLDEPTTGNLKLDEARRKREEKKMQRQRELEARRAARAVGAGSGPMKLGVKKI
- the LOC126579708 gene encoding N-terminal kinase-like protein isoform X1 translates to MWSFFSRDSSKDFPYEIGEPVPQFDAKSIWALHRGKRKGTNDEVSVFTYDIRAGTDIKLELAKVALKRLKTLRHPSILQFLDSLETDKMLYVATEPVEPLGTHITRLASEGPQRDLYLAWGIFQITRALSFLNNDGNLRHNNVSVWSVFVNTAGEWKLGGLEYVSSADLPAAPPVKIPPSLEIYDPPERNDANKLRMATKCSSDMWGLGCLVWESFNGPLKTRGNLKNIEGIPKSLAPLYCELVGAAPANRPNPADVITKCRKPGGFFKNELVDSLLFLEEIQIKDKAEKTRFFSALTAQLDNFPDTVCRHKILPQLITAYEYGDAGSAVLAPMFKLGRLLDEAEYQKRIVPCVVKLFASTDRVTRSRLLQQLDLFISHLQPNVVNDQIFPQIAHGFLDTNPTIREQTVKSIIHLAPKLNYNNLNVEVLRHFARLQSRDDQGGIRTNTTVCLGKIAPHLHPQVRQRVLVSAFIRAMRDPFPPSRVAGILALAATQHYFLLNEVATRILPALCPLTMDPEKSVRDPAFKTIRGFLGKLEKVSEDPSLRESMEADVHTATPSLGNAAATWAGWAVTAVTAKFYRSQSDTARPRPPLTGKTLSKPASLEQPSSSSISTTTSSVTSMTSLEHESADTSASASDYGPDNWDQENWGDMDTSQDPSSPMAGTSNQLNTTLNMVGSVSDVRDGWDNEDWGSLEEDPNETELNEKDEDEHNQQTQQQKHAATVMRPSPYAGALSSINSPTTINSAGTSITATTPITTAGSSSNNSTTNNTTSSSVTSSTVVKGSSNCSSSFNNSSNSSSSNSSSSTTASTTNNNNNLLNHTGSPSKMIAMKNMNNLLNSTAAGGAAPVTATSNTTTTSTSSWNNGGDGWGEGDFEPLDEPTTGNLKLDEARRKREEKKMQRQRELEARRAARAVGAGSGPMKLGVKKI
- the LOC126579972 gene encoding uncharacterized protein LOC126579972, translating into MSITKTSQGFACDPATEEPQPGSLEWANYVRAKWHQSAVGVEGHDELPDDDDGDESLEATDEATEDEYANSQHLEIKEQMYQDKLASLKKQIQEVRCRSHPEYVRRVRRLQEELDDRLLLNECSRDYQISCAERDCILEKNAAAKEYEEKKAELKENLVNDLEDRKKMIELEFSTMELNGDSIDVKPTVTRKLRRRPNEPLPVPEKRRKPTTGQLVFLLDEKEVENDLKLISRGKPGPSARAQQAANGGAPGSNLSAATSNSAAGYSSSASSAVVGVGALEHNGAASYSSSSNSSNGGPLNLSQHPSHLSATGNQQHQQQQQTLPDTRIEDGKLLHERRWFHRGQPVFVEGKELSRFSANISAIGSEAIWVKKTADGQKFRIFLSHLRRGKVAIKRRAN
- the LOC126579973 gene encoding 40S ribosomal protein S10b: MFMPKAHRVAIYEHLFKEGVLVAEKNFYAPKHPELDTIPNLHVIKTMQSLKSKNFVKEQFAWRHYYWYLTNEGIEYLRAYLHLPSEIVPSTLKRAARSEPQRARPQAGPRPDGPKGGEDRQAYRRTQQANPGDKKGDVGAGTGDLEFRGGFGRGNRM